From a region of the Caldalkalibacillus thermarum genome:
- a CDS encoding histidinol-phosphatase HisJ family protein, whose translation MFDYHVHTSFSADSKLPMEQACQAAVDKGVTEIAFTEHLDYYYPNCPLTFEFDYDEYACAVDEMRDRFGGRLYILKAVEIGLHSSVKEKNEQFVRGHQFDFIIGSVHIADDLDLHNGDYFKGKSLDEALELYFETVYDCVRDNPYFHVLGHLDLIKRYVHYLQADPACIDWRRYDQLIGETLKQLIKTGRGIEVNMSGYRYKLNCTLPELPLIRLYRQLGGEIITVGSDAHHQAHIAHHFERAYNLLEEAGFKYVTVYREGQPHFVPISKMGKLTEGGRDW comes from the coding sequence ATGTTTGACTATCATGTGCACACCTCATTTTCAGCCGACTCTAAGCTGCCCATGGAACAGGCTTGCCAGGCGGCTGTTGACAAAGGTGTAACCGAGATTGCCTTTACTGAACATTTGGATTATTATTATCCTAATTGTCCGCTGACGTTTGAATTTGATTATGACGAGTATGCCTGCGCCGTGGATGAGATGAGGGACCGGTTCGGCGGCCGGCTTTATATCTTAAAGGCGGTGGAGATCGGCTTACACTCCTCTGTCAAGGAAAAAAACGAGCAGTTTGTGCGGGGCCATCAGTTTGATTTTATTATTGGTTCCGTCCATATTGCGGATGACCTTGACCTGCACAACGGAGATTATTTTAAAGGAAAAAGTTTAGATGAAGCCTTAGAGCTCTATTTTGAGACGGTGTATGACTGTGTGCGGGACAATCCTTATTTTCATGTGCTCGGCCATCTGGACCTGATCAAACGTTATGTCCATTACTTGCAAGCAGATCCTGCCTGTATTGACTGGCGGCGCTATGACCAGCTGATCGGGGAAACCCTAAAACAGTTGATCAAAACGGGGCGGGGCATAGAAGTTAACATGTCCGGTTACCGTTACAAGTTAAATTGCACTTTGCCGGAGCTCCCTCTCATTCGCTTATACCGTCAGCTGGGGGGAGAGATTATCACGGTGGGTTCCGATGCCCACCATCAGGCTCATATCGCCCACCATTTTGAACGGGCCTACAACCTGTTGGAGGAAGCGGGATTTAAGTATGTGACGGTTTATCGGGAAGGCCAACCGCATTTTGTACCCATAAGTAAGATGGGTAAGCTAACCGAAGGGGGAAGAGATTGGTGA
- a CDS encoding arsenate reductase family protein, with protein MAKVTIYHYPQUTSCRKAKAWLEEHGYDLDVVHIVNEPPDKETLRELWQKSGVPLNKFFNTRGTVYKELNLKEKLPDMSEEEQLELLASNGKLLKRPIVTDGNKVTLGFQEKTFAESWGS; from the coding sequence ATGGCAAAAGTCACGATCTATCACTACCCCCAATGAACATCATGCCGCAAAGCCAAGGCTTGGCTGGAAGAACACGGCTATGATCTGGATGTGGTGCATATTGTCAACGAGCCCCCGGACAAAGAAACCTTGCGCGAATTATGGCAAAAATCCGGAGTACCTTTAAACAAATTTTTTAATACCCGGGGTACCGTATACAAGGAATTAAACCTGAAAGAGAAGCTGCCTGATATGAGTGAAGAGGAACAGCTTGAACTTTTGGCTTCAAACGGCAAGCTGCTCAAGCGGCCTATTGTGACAGACGGCAACAAAGTGACGCTTGGGTTTCAAGAGAAAACATTTGCAGAGTCCTGGGGTTCATAG
- a CDS encoding bifunctional adenosylcobinamide kinase/adenosylcobinamide-phosphate guanylyltransferase: MYCIVGGAFSGKRAFVRSCTQGQKLSWVSAYQGHDWRDWPNRWSEKTVLVMEGFEVWIKQALDQQQNPKHILDSFHALFSQLQEEEARRRLDDNQSAVYLIMLEMGRGIVPLSPEERSWRDLSGWVAQSGSAASEHVYILWHGLAQQLK, translated from the coding sequence TGGAGCCTTCTCCGGCAAGCGGGCCTTTGTCCGGTCATGCACACAAGGCCAGAAGCTGAGCTGGGTTTCGGCCTATCAGGGTCACGACTGGCGGGACTGGCCTAACCGCTGGAGCGAAAAGACGGTGCTGGTGATGGAAGGCTTTGAGGTGTGGATCAAACAAGCCTTGGACCAACAGCAGAATCCGAAGCACATCTTGGATAGCTTTCATGCCTTGTTCAGCCAGCTGCAAGAAGAAGAAGCGAGGAGGCGCCTGGATGATAACCAAAGCGCCGTTTATCTCATCATGCTGGAAATGGGCCGGGGCATTGTCCCCCTTTCGCCAGAAGAACGATCATGGCGCGACTTAAGCGGCTGGGTGGCTCAAAGCGGGTCGGCTGCCAGTGAGCATGTGTATATCCTTTGGCATGGCTTGGCTCAACAGCTAAAATAA
- the larC gene encoding nickel pincer cofactor biosynthesis protein LarC: MSTILYLDCSLSGISGDMTLGALADLGADLELIEQQLQSFPIEPFKLERKGVLKKGIYSQKVDVVVDPDTPPAHHRHYSTIKKMIEESQISGRAKQLAIRIFEPIAQAEAKIHNTSVDKVHFHEVGTVDSIVDIVGVAIALDQLEINQVFSSPVVVGSGSIHIDHGRYPVPAPATLEILRGVPILESDLNGELTTPTGAAIIKGLSTSFGPMPSMTVTQIGYGAGTKDFEGHPNVLRAVIGERVE, encoded by the coding sequence ATGTCTACGATCTTGTACCTTGACTGCAGCTTGTCCGGTATTAGCGGAGATATGACTTTAGGTGCTTTGGCCGATTTAGGTGCGGACTTAGAACTTATTGAACAACAGCTGCAATCGTTTCCTATTGAGCCATTTAAATTAGAGCGGAAAGGTGTGCTTAAAAAAGGCATCTACAGCCAAAAGGTAGATGTTGTGGTTGATCCTGACACCCCTCCTGCTCATCACCGCCATTACAGCACGATTAAAAAAATGATCGAGGAGTCCCAAATCTCGGGTCGGGCCAAACAGCTGGCCATAAGGATTTTTGAACCCATCGCTCAGGCTGAAGCGAAAATTCACAACACAAGTGTCGACAAAGTACACTTCCACGAGGTTGGCACTGTTGATTCGATCGTGGACATTGTTGGGGTGGCAATTGCCCTTGATCAACTTGAGATTAACCAGGTGTTCAGTTCCCCTGTTGTAGTGGGCTCGGGCTCCATTCACATTGATCACGGCCGTTATCCGGTCCCGGCGCCGGCTACACTGGAAATTCTGCGAGGTGTGCCTATCTTAGAGTCTGATCTAAATGGCGAACTCACTACTCCCACAGGGGCGGCTATAATTAAAGGATTGAGCACCTCGTTCGGCCCCATGCCAAGCATGACTGTCACCCAGATCGGCTATGGGGCAGGTACAAAAGATTTCGAAGGCCATCCTAATGTACTAAGAGCTGTAATAGGTGAACGAGTTGAGTAA
- the gcvH gene encoding glycine cleavage system protein GcvH, which produces MNLPKELKYSEEHEWVRVEGNKAYIGITDFAQSELGDIVFVELPEAGDEVEQDQPFGSVESVKTVSELYAPVSGKVLEVNENLEDEPELVNSDPYGDGWMIVVEMSDTSELDKLMSAEEYEKMVTEND; this is translated from the coding sequence ATGAACCTGCCTAAAGAATTGAAATACAGTGAAGAACACGAGTGGGTTCGCGTGGAGGGGAACAAGGCATACATAGGGATCACTGATTTTGCCCAATCGGAGCTGGGGGACATTGTCTTTGTGGAACTGCCGGAGGCGGGTGATGAAGTTGAGCAGGACCAGCCCTTTGGCAGTGTGGAATCAGTGAAAACTGTGTCTGAGTTATATGCCCCGGTCAGCGGCAAAGTACTGGAAGTCAACGAAAATCTGGAAGATGAACCGGAACTGGTCAACTCCGATCCATATGGAGACGGTTGGATGATCGTGGTGGAAATGTCGGACACCAGCGAGCTGGACAAGTTAATGTCCGCTGAAGAGTACGAGAAAATGGTCACGGAAAATGACTAA
- a CDS encoding cob(I)yrinic acid a,c-diamide adenosyltransferase gives MKIYTRTGDEGQTSIVGGRVSKASEKVEAYGTVDEANSFVGVAIAHLPEEEHEIRAELEKIQHELFDCGSDLSKKEGAERKYPYKVTEEMVTFLEKRIDAYVEEAPDLERFILPGGTKAAAYLHVARTVVRRAERQTVRLAEKEQINPNVQKYLNRLSDYFFALARVINHRAGHKDVEYVRSANVFSRRRNKE, from the coding sequence GTGAAAATTTATACACGGACTGGGGACGAGGGACAAACCAGCATCGTCGGCGGCCGGGTCTCTAAGGCCAGTGAAAAAGTGGAAGCTTACGGGACGGTGGATGAGGCCAACAGCTTTGTTGGGGTGGCCATTGCCCATCTGCCTGAAGAGGAGCACGAGATCCGGGCAGAATTGGAAAAAATCCAGCATGAGCTGTTTGACTGCGGAAGTGATCTGAGCAAAAAGGAAGGGGCTGAGCGTAAATATCCCTATAAGGTGACGGAAGAGATGGTCACTTTTTTGGAAAAACGCATTGATGCCTACGTGGAGGAAGCGCCGGACCTGGAGCGGTTTATTCTCCCTGGAGGAACCAAGGCGGCTGCCTATTTGCATGTGGCCCGGACGGTCGTCAGGCGGGCCGAACGGCAAACGGTGCGCCTGGCTGAGAAAGAACAGATCAATCCGAATGTGCAGAAATACTTAAACCGTTTATCCGATTATTTCTTTGCCCTGGCCCGGGTGATTAACCATCGGGCTGGGCATAAAGATGTGGAGTATGTACGCAGTGCCAATGTGTTTTCCCGTCGACGTAACAAGGAGTAG